The Micromonospora sp. M71_S20 genome has a window encoding:
- a CDS encoding ABC transporter substrate-binding protein yields the protein MIRRRLAAGVVAAGMAAAALLSGCGGDDASDGPVTLKVLTWEPGGTEYWKQVKTSFEASHPDIKLDMQSVPFDKYPEVQGPYITSQSGPDVMANNAGLELFDRRGAYVPLGDKAAEINKDLVTYSGACEGFDTAKPCYGVPFSYQGNVLYYNKSILTAAGLDPEKPPATWTEFSAACEAVKKAGKTCLALGLSGTFPAYWDFPEIARSYLSEDDIRGLLAGTLSWKDPKLVAVLEKLAEITTKGWANSNAPSITMLPDGADIFQRGDAAFAGTIISDAVNWEAFGKALGDDKLGVTRWPAAEPTAALAQKFSGIEGAVYGVTKWSEKKDAGLEFITWLAGKENGELWVKHAKGQPLNKNVDKALLPSSPAFQKIQELVAEPTLHAGVMLSGPEADALARGWQQVSLGQLTVDKWAEQMQQALERSPTKKQGN from the coding sequence ATGATCCGACGTAGATTGGCCGCCGGCGTCGTCGCCGCCGGCATGGCCGCCGCCGCGTTGCTCTCCGGGTGCGGAGGTGACGACGCCTCGGACGGCCCGGTCACCCTCAAGGTGCTGACCTGGGAGCCGGGCGGCACCGAGTACTGGAAGCAGGTCAAGACCAGCTTCGAGGCCAGCCACCCGGACATCAAGCTGGACATGCAGTCGGTGCCGTTCGACAAGTACCCCGAGGTGCAGGGCCCTTACATCACGTCCCAGTCGGGGCCGGACGTGATGGCCAACAACGCCGGCCTGGAGCTGTTCGACCGGCGCGGCGCGTACGTGCCGCTGGGCGACAAGGCCGCCGAGATCAACAAGGACCTCGTCACCTACAGCGGTGCCTGCGAGGGCTTCGACACCGCCAAGCCCTGCTACGGCGTGCCCTTCTCGTACCAGGGCAACGTCCTCTACTACAACAAGAGCATCCTGACCGCCGCCGGACTCGACCCCGAGAAGCCGCCGGCGACCTGGACCGAGTTCAGCGCCGCCTGCGAGGCGGTGAAGAAGGCCGGCAAGACCTGCCTGGCCCTGGGGCTGTCGGGCACCTTCCCCGCGTACTGGGACTTCCCCGAGATCGCCCGCAGCTACCTCAGCGAGGACGACATCCGCGGCCTGCTGGCCGGCACCCTGTCCTGGAAGGACCCGAAGCTGGTCGCGGTGCTGGAGAAGCTCGCCGAGATCACCACCAAGGGCTGGGCGAACAGCAACGCGCCGTCGATCACGATGCTTCCCGACGGCGCGGACATCTTCCAGCGCGGCGACGCCGCGTTCGCCGGGACGATCATCTCCGACGCCGTGAACTGGGAGGCGTTCGGCAAGGCCCTTGGCGACGACAAGCTCGGCGTCACCCGCTGGCCGGCAGCCGAACCCACCGCCGCGCTGGCGCAGAAGTTCTCCGGCATCGAGGGCGCCGTCTACGGCGTGACGAAGTGGAGCGAGAAGAAGGACGCCGGGCTGGAGTTCATCACCTGGCTCGCCGGCAAGGAGAACGGCGAGCTGTGGGTGAAGCACGCCAAGGGCCAGCCGCTGAACAAGAACGTCGACAAGGCGCTGCTGCCCTCCTCGCCGGCCTTCCAGAAGATCCAGGAGCTGGTCGCCGAGCCGACCCTGCACGCCGGGGTGATGCTCTCCGGACCCGAGGCCGACGCGCTGGCCCGCGGCTGGCAGCAGGTGAGCCTCGGTCAGCTCACCGTCGACAAGTGGGCCGAGCAGATGCAGCAGGCGCTGGAGCGCAGCCCCACCAAGAAGCAGGGCAACTAG
- a CDS encoding carbohydrate ABC transporter permease has product MTISTAPVPEPVAADKPTRPARRPPRPGRAREWWLGAVLVLPALVLAVMFKVVPLIRGVITSTESSSGFGGSSFAGADNYTRMLDDPMVLTSFRNALLVVATLPVWIVLPLVLALLIHQRSPGWKFFRAVYFVPYTIAPIVVGIMFRQILAPDGPLNALLRTVGLEPLAIQWLNGRYSALFALVAVALWSFFGLGVMTYLAGLATIPEETLEAAYLDGAGFWRRLLSVVVPMLRPTVAYWSVLCASGVLIWLFPLIYALTQGGPGDATMLPEYLVFLTTFQFLDRGYGSAIGIALFVFVAVLSIFSVRHMFTEGTRKPR; this is encoded by the coding sequence ATGACGATCTCCACCGCGCCGGTGCCGGAGCCGGTGGCCGCCGACAAGCCGACCCGACCCGCCCGGCGGCCCCCGCGCCCCGGCCGTGCCCGCGAGTGGTGGCTGGGCGCCGTGCTGGTGCTGCCCGCGCTGGTCCTGGCCGTGATGTTCAAGGTGGTGCCCCTGATCCGGGGAGTGATCACCAGCACCGAGTCGTCCAGCGGGTTCGGTGGCAGCTCGTTCGCCGGGGCCGACAACTACACCCGCATGCTCGACGACCCGATGGTGCTCACCAGCTTCCGCAACGCCCTGCTGGTGGTGGCCACCCTGCCGGTGTGGATCGTGCTGCCGCTGGTGCTGGCGCTGCTGATCCACCAGCGTTCGCCGGGCTGGAAGTTCTTCCGGGCCGTCTACTTCGTCCCGTACACCATCGCCCCGATCGTCGTCGGGATCATGTTCCGGCAGATCCTCGCCCCCGACGGACCCCTGAACGCCCTGCTGCGTACGGTCGGCCTCGAACCGCTGGCGATCCAGTGGCTCAACGGCCGCTACAGCGCGCTGTTCGCACTGGTCGCGGTCGCGCTGTGGAGTTTCTTCGGCCTGGGCGTGATGACCTACCTGGCCGGGCTGGCCACCATCCCCGAGGAGACCCTCGAAGCGGCCTACCTCGACGGCGCCGGGTTCTGGCGGCGCCTGCTCTCCGTGGTGGTGCCGATGCTGCGGCCCACCGTGGCGTACTGGAGCGTGCTGTGCGCCTCGGGCGTCCTGATCTGGCTCTTCCCGCTGATCTACGCGCTGACCCAGGGCGGGCCGGGCGACGCCACGATGCTGCCGGAGTACCTGGTCTTCCTGACCACCTTCCAGTTCCTCGACCGCGGCTACGGCTCCGCCATCGGCATCGCGCTGTTCGTCTTCGTCGCCGTGCTCTCGATCTTCAGCGTGCGGCACATGTTCACAGAGGGGACCAGGAAGCCGCGATGA
- a CDS encoding carbohydrate ABC transporter permease, producing MNQRQFARAGRYLLTFALVVVAVAAVYPLLFTVVSSLKTQTGFAQDPLGLPSGITLDNYLEAFRRMDMPRLLLNSLITTVGGLVLSVLAALLVAYAVTKLRFRGGKVVFLLIIITLTIPGQAIIYPLYQTVLDLGMSGEYQGLILAYAAFGLPLGTYQLAGYFQQVPDELIEAARVDGAGHFTILFRLLAPIAAPALAALAIFNFVWMWNDLLLPLVIMGGSDSKTLMVGVSLLSGQYDVSVPLVSAGLIVALLPVLIIYLVFQRQLVSGALAGSGK from the coding sequence ATGAACCAGCGCCAATTCGCCCGCGCCGGGCGCTACCTGCTCACGTTCGCGCTGGTCGTCGTCGCGGTCGCGGCGGTCTACCCGCTGCTGTTCACGGTGGTCAGCTCGCTGAAGACGCAGACGGGCTTCGCCCAGGACCCGCTGGGCCTGCCGAGCGGGATCACCCTCGACAACTACCTCGAGGCGTTCCGCCGGATGGACATGCCCCGGCTGCTGCTCAACTCGCTGATCACCACCGTGGGCGGGCTGGTGCTGTCGGTGCTCGCCGCGCTGCTGGTCGCGTACGCGGTGACGAAGCTGCGCTTCCGCGGCGGCAAGGTGGTCTTCCTGCTGATCATCATCACCCTGACCATCCCCGGTCAGGCGATCATCTACCCGCTCTACCAGACGGTGCTGGACCTGGGCATGTCCGGCGAGTACCAGGGGCTGATCCTGGCGTACGCGGCGTTCGGGCTGCCGCTGGGCACCTACCAGCTCGCCGGCTACTTCCAGCAGGTGCCCGACGAGCTGATCGAGGCGGCCCGGGTCGACGGCGCGGGCCACTTCACCATCCTGTTCCGGCTGCTGGCGCCGATCGCCGCGCCGGCACTCGCGGCGCTGGCCATCTTCAACTTCGTCTGGATGTGGAACGACCTGCTGCTGCCCCTGGTCATCATGGGCGGTTCGGACAGCAAGACCCTGATGGTCGGCGTCTCCCTGCTCAGCGGCCAGTACGACGTGTCGGTGCCGCTGGTCAGCGCCGGCCTGATCGTCGCCCTGCTGCCGGTGCTGATCATCTACCTGGTCTTCCAGCGTCAGCTCGTCTCCGGCGCGCTCGCCGGCTCCGGCAAGTGA
- a CDS encoding L-rhamnose mutarotase — protein MSPPAEGPGAGGPGSGGLVPGSGGTGPAADPGASGPGAQLCHLYRLRPGAEGEYERRHAEIWPEMSALLDEAGVYDYHIYRHGLLLICVLRTRDGYPRARRVTAASAVQARWTRSLAHLFAEIADADGEPLWAYPVFHHAGRPPPA, from the coding sequence GTGAGCCCGCCGGCGGAGGGCCCCGGTGCCGGCGGCCCCGGCTCCGGCGGTCTCGTGCCCGGTTCCGGCGGCACCGGGCCGGCGGCCGATCCCGGGGCTTCGGGGCCCGGGGCGCAGCTGTGCCACCTCTACCGGCTGCGCCCGGGCGCCGAGGGGGAGTACGAGCGCCGGCACGCCGAGATCTGGCCGGAGATGTCGGCGCTGCTGGACGAGGCCGGCGTCTACGACTACCACATCTACCGGCACGGACTGCTGCTGATCTGCGTGCTGCGGACCCGCGACGGCTACCCGCGGGCGCGCCGGGTCACCGCGGCCTCCGCCGTGCAGGCGCGGTGGACGCGGTCACTGGCGCACCTGTTCGCCGAGATCGCCGACGCCGACGGCGAGCCGCTGTGGGCCTACCCGGTCTTCCACCACGCGGGCCGGCCGCCACCGGCGTGA
- a CDS encoding mandelate racemase/muconate lactonizing enzyme family protein has product MEITAVDSVVLGDAHFVQLHTSDGLVGVGQSACWGYPAAVHAVVEAFRPHLLGADPGRIEHHWHHLYRMGPFRGSVLSAAVAAVDIALWDLLGKRLGVPVWQLLGGRVRERIRLHLLLPGTGAEALAAQAAAAVADGFTAVKFDPLPADYADLSLARLVMSTEATTAAVRDTVGPDVDLLVELHRKLTPLQAEAVVPALARHLPLLVEDPIQIDSVSSQADVARRALGVPMANGERLHTIWEFKELLAQGGAQYVRPDLGLAGGISHARKIAALAEAHHAAVVSHNCLGPLLTMASVHLDTAIPNFVVQEYSPLDDQLADGPARACVRREGGFLPVPEEPGLGVTLDLTDAVPLDLTGRPLHRIPLRADGSVAYAV; this is encoded by the coding sequence ATGGAGATCACCGCCGTCGACTCGGTGGTGCTGGGCGACGCGCACTTCGTCCAGCTGCACACATCGGACGGGCTGGTCGGCGTCGGGCAGTCCGCCTGCTGGGGCTACCCCGCCGCGGTGCACGCCGTGGTGGAGGCGTTCCGTCCCCATCTGCTCGGCGCCGACCCCGGCCGCATCGAGCACCACTGGCACCACCTCTACCGGATGGGCCCGTTCCGGGGTTCGGTGCTCTCCGCCGCCGTCGCCGCGGTGGACATCGCCCTGTGGGACCTGCTCGGCAAGCGACTCGGTGTCCCGGTCTGGCAACTGCTGGGTGGCCGGGTACGCGAACGGATCCGCCTGCACCTGCTGCTGCCGGGCACCGGCGCGGAGGCGCTGGCGGCGCAGGCGGCGGCGGCCGTGGCCGACGGCTTCACCGCGGTCAAGTTCGACCCGCTGCCGGCCGACTACGCCGACCTGTCGCTGGCCCGGCTGGTCATGTCCACCGAGGCCACCACGGCCGCCGTCCGCGACACCGTCGGCCCCGACGTGGACCTGCTCGTCGAGCTGCACCGCAAGCTCACCCCGTTGCAGGCGGAGGCGGTCGTGCCCGCGCTGGCCCGGCACCTGCCGTTGCTGGTGGAGGACCCGATCCAGATCGACAGCGTCAGCAGCCAGGCCGACGTCGCCCGCCGGGCGCTCGGCGTGCCCATGGCCAACGGGGAACGGCTGCACACCATCTGGGAGTTCAAGGAGCTGCTCGCCCAGGGCGGCGCCCAGTACGTCCGCCCCGACCTGGGCCTGGCCGGCGGCATCAGTCACGCCCGCAAGATCGCGGCGCTGGCCGAGGCGCACCACGCCGCCGTGGTCAGCCACAACTGCCTCGGCCCGCTGCTGACGATGGCCTCGGTGCACCTGGACACCGCCATCCCCAACTTCGTGGTGCAGGAGTACTCCCCCCTCGACGACCAGCTGGCCGACGGACCGGCGCGGGCCTGCGTGCGGCGCGAGGGCGGGTTCCTGCCGGTGCCCGAGGAGCCCGGGCTCGGCGTGACCCTGGACCTCACCGACGCCGTGCCCCTGGACCTGACGGGCCGCCCCCTGCACCGCATCCCGCTGCGCGCGGACGGCTCCGTCGCGTACGCGGTCTGA
- a CDS encoding thiamine pyrophosphate-dependent dehydrogenase E1 component subunit alpha, whose protein sequence is MGLPDDYRLMARIRRFEERLAALKDDGEIPGSIHLCNGQEAIPVGACRALRDGDHVTATYRGHGWAVARGVDMVGLFAEMMGRDSALCGGRAASPYLSDPSRWFVGENSIVGAGVPVAAGAALTAQRTGSGAVSLVSIGDGAMNQGNVHEGINLAAVLDLPLVLVVENNVYSEMSRIEDMVRVRQLAERAAGYGIPGRVVDGNDADAVAEAVTEAVTRAREGAGPSIVEAMTERLVGHYSGDVQHYRPAGEIAAARGREPLARIRQAADPALTARLDAIDAEVAAEVEAAVTAARAVPFPDPATAKEHVHV, encoded by the coding sequence ATGGGTCTGCCGGACGACTATCGGCTCATGGCCCGGATCCGCCGGTTCGAGGAGCGGCTGGCCGCCCTCAAGGACGACGGCGAGATCCCGGGTTCGATCCACCTGTGCAATGGCCAGGAGGCGATCCCGGTCGGCGCCTGCCGGGCGCTACGCGACGGCGACCACGTGACCGCCACCTACCGGGGCCACGGCTGGGCGGTCGCCCGGGGCGTGGACATGGTCGGGCTCTTCGCCGAGATGATGGGGCGCGACTCCGCCCTCTGCGGCGGTCGGGCCGCCTCGCCGTACCTGTCCGACCCGAGCCGCTGGTTCGTCGGGGAGAACTCCATCGTCGGCGCCGGAGTGCCGGTCGCCGCCGGCGCCGCGCTCACCGCGCAACGCACCGGCAGCGGCGCGGTCTCGCTGGTCAGCATCGGTGACGGCGCGATGAACCAGGGCAACGTCCACGAGGGGATCAACCTCGCCGCCGTGCTGGACCTGCCGCTGGTGCTGGTCGTGGAGAACAACGTCTACTCCGAGATGTCCCGGATCGAGGACATGGTCCGCGTCCGCCAGCTCGCCGAACGCGCCGCCGGGTACGGCATCCCCGGCCGGGTCGTCGACGGCAACGACGCCGACGCCGTGGCCGAGGCCGTCACCGAGGCCGTCACGCGGGCCCGCGAGGGCGCCGGACCCTCCATCGTGGAGGCCATGACCGAACGGCTGGTCGGCCACTACAGCGGCGACGTGCAGCACTACCGGCCGGCCGGCGAGATCGCCGCCGCCCGTGGCCGCGAGCCTCTGGCCCGGATCCGGCAGGCCGCCGACCCCGCGCTCACCGCCCGGCTCGACGCCATCGACGCCGAGGTGGCCGCCGAGGTCGAGGCCGCCGTCACCGCCGCCCGCGCCGTGCCGTTCCCGGACCCGGCGACCGCCAAGGAGCACGTCCATGTCTGA